A DNA window from Halanaerobium saccharolyticum subsp. saccharolyticum DSM 6643 contains the following coding sequences:
- a CDS encoding glycoside hydrolase family 65 protein produces the protein MRNYHARKMDKEAIYPYQAWKITEEEFLLENNHHNEAIFALGNGYMGLRGTLEEDYPGSEESTTPGFYINGVYASEKIIYGEEAPNLPKKGQTMINLADWSEINLYINEEKLNLLKGKILDYKRELDLKQGLLSRRIRWEDRQGRKIEIKITRLISLSREHIGAIRYQFKPINFSGKISLNSAINGDVSNHHHLRDKKALEVIESEVDTNTGHLLHKVKSTKFKVAYVAEHLMDEHSKENFEVKKRSSDNRVDWVFEISANQGEEYTIDKIVGINHSQEEGENPLSDARASAARASITGFENLVEEQTEFMSGYWQDVDVKIDGDDALQQAFRFNAFHILQAAGKDGQTSVAAKGISGEYYEGHYFWDTESYVLPFYAFQRPEVARNLLLFRYNTLAKARKNAERMKLDGALFPWRTINGEEASGFFMGSTVQYHINADIAYALNLYYQVSRDQEFMENYGLEILIETARMWISLGSYIPMKNNKFCFNVVCGPDEYKPGVNNNAYTNYMAKFNLDTAVKMAEIIKNKSPEKYKRLAERIDLNQKEIENMKEVKEDIYLPYNEELEITPQDDSFLYKNPIEVDNIPEEELPLVKNWHPLIVWRYQVIKQADVILLMLQLGNKFSNELKIRNYDYYEPKTTHDSSLSPAIYSIIASEIGYKNQAYNYFMQTARLDLDDYNENAYQGVHTACMGGTWLSLVQGFAGMRMFNGKLYFHPHLPDGWNNYQFRLRFKGSQIEITVKENTVKYMLLSGDKVEFKHYDQVVVLKESNLSQELEI, from the coding sequence TTGCGAAATTATCATGCTCGAAAAATGGATAAGGAAGCTATTTATCCCTATCAAGCCTGGAAAATAACTGAAGAAGAATTTTTATTAGAAAATAACCATCACAATGAAGCTATATTTGCTCTTGGTAATGGTTACATGGGTCTGAGGGGAACTTTAGAAGAAGATTATCCAGGAAGTGAAGAAAGTACTACTCCAGGTTTTTATATCAATGGAGTTTATGCCTCTGAAAAAATTATTTATGGAGAGGAAGCACCTAACTTACCTAAAAAAGGGCAAACAATGATCAATTTAGCTGATTGGAGTGAAATAAACTTATATATAAATGAAGAAAAGTTAAATTTACTCAAAGGTAAGATTTTAGATTACAAAAGAGAACTTGATCTAAAACAGGGGCTTTTAAGCCGCAGAATACGTTGGGAAGATCGGCAGGGAAGAAAAATTGAAATTAAAATAACCCGTTTAATTTCCTTGAGCAGGGAGCATATAGGAGCAATTAGATATCAGTTTAAGCCAATTAATTTCTCAGGTAAAATCAGCCTTAATTCTGCAATTAATGGAGATGTCAGCAACCATCATCATTTAAGAGATAAAAAGGCATTAGAAGTTATAGAAAGTGAAGTTGATACAAATACCGGTCATCTTTTACATAAAGTAAAGAGCACAAAATTTAAAGTGGCCTATGTAGCAGAGCATTTAATGGATGAACATTCTAAAGAAAACTTCGAAGTAAAAAAAAGATCTTCAGATAATAGAGTGGATTGGGTTTTTGAAATTAGTGCTAATCAGGGTGAAGAATATACAATTGATAAAATTGTAGGGATTAATCACAGTCAGGAAGAAGGAGAAAATCCACTTAGTGATGCCAGAGCTTCAGCGGCTAGAGCATCTATTACTGGTTTCGAAAACCTAGTTGAGGAACAGACAGAGTTTATGTCGGGTTACTGGCAGGATGTAGATGTGAAAATTGATGGTGATGATGCTTTACAGCAGGCTTTTAGATTTAATGCTTTTCATATTTTACAGGCAGCTGGCAAAGATGGTCAGACAAGTGTTGCTGCAAAAGGAATTAGTGGAGAATATTATGAGGGTCATTATTTCTGGGATACAGAAAGTTATGTACTTCCTTTTTATGCGTTTCAGCGTCCAGAAGTAGCAAGAAATTTACTCTTGTTTAGATATAATACTCTTGCTAAAGCGCGGAAAAATGCTGAAAGGATGAAACTTGATGGTGCATTGTTTCCCTGGAGAACAATTAATGGAGAAGAAGCATCTGGGTTTTTTATGGGTTCAACAGTTCAGTACCATATTAATGCTGATATTGCCTATGCCCTCAATCTATATTATCAGGTAAGTCGTGACCAAGAATTTATGGAAAATTACGGGCTTGAAATTTTAATTGAAACAGCAAGAATGTGGATCAGTCTCGGCAGCTATATTCCAATGAAAAATAATAAATTCTGCTTCAATGTTGTTTGTGGGCCAGATGAATATAAGCCCGGGGTTAATAACAATGCCTATACAAATTATATGGCTAAGTTTAACCTTGATACTGCTGTGAAAATGGCAGAAATAATTAAAAATAAATCTCCAGAAAAATATAAAAGATTGGCAGAAAGAATAGATCTTAATCAAAAAGAAATTGAAAATATGAAGGAAGTAAAAGAAGATATTTATCTTCCCTACAATGAAGAATTGGAAATTACTCCTCAAGATGATTCATTTCTTTATAAAAATCCAATAGAAGTTGATAATATTCCAGAAGAAGAATTACCACTAGTTAAGAACTGGCATCCACTTATAGTTTGGCGCTATCAGGTTATTAAACAGGCCGATGTTATTCTTTTGATGCTGCAGCTGGGAAATAAATTTAGTAATGAGCTAAAGATCAGAAATTATGATTATTATGAACCAAAGACTACTCATGATTCTTCTTTATCACCAGCAATTTATAGCATCATTGCCTCAGAAATAGGCTATAAAAACCAGGCATATAATTATTTTATGCAGACTGCCCGTCTTGATCTAGATGATTATAACGAAAATGCATATCAGGGAGTACACACTGCCTGTATGGGCGGAACCTGGCTTTCACTTGTTCAAGGTTTTGCTGGCATGAGAATGTTTAATGGTAAATTATATTTTCATCCACATCTACCTGATGGCTGGAACAATTATCAATTCAGACTCCGATTTAAAGGTAGTCAGATAGAAATAACTGTTAAAGAAAACACGGTTAAGTATATGTTACTCTCAGGCGATAAAGTAGAATTTAAACATTATGATCAGGTAGTTGTTTTAAAAGAAAGTAATTTAAGTCAGGAATTAGAAATATAA
- a CDS encoding DMT family transporter, which produces MDYKKKIYILLAVGIFFLSTSGILIKVASAPPLITAFYRMFLTVLILTPYFVIKHRSDARYFLDYRPMLVGFLLAVHFILWISSIQYTDISNSVIFVALQPLFTIILEYFFAREDLKEGAIIGIVMAVIGSSIISIGDFYQLGDKLFGNFLALSAALFASSYLFIGRGVRKKLNYFPYLYILYSYAALFLGVGVYLFDIPFTGYGTNNYLIFLALALGPTLVGHSILNLAVRYLPTSIVSLSILGEPILTTFLAWLLLNEQVRITTMFGGGFILGGIYLASVYNNHQNKKKNKLKQAQS; this is translated from the coding sequence ATGGATTATAAGAAAAAAATATATATATTGCTTGCTGTGGGCATTTTCTTTTTATCCACCTCAGGTATTTTAATCAAAGTAGCTTCTGCTCCACCGTTGATAACTGCTTTTTATAGGATGTTTTTAACTGTTTTAATTTTAACACCATACTTTGTTATTAAACACAGAAGTGATGCTCGTTATTTTTTAGATTACCGACCAATGTTGGTCGGTTTTCTCTTGGCAGTACATTTTATTTTGTGGATTAGTTCAATTCAATATACAGATATATCTAACTCTGTTATTTTTGTGGCACTGCAGCCCTTATTCACAATAATTTTAGAATACTTTTTTGCCAGAGAAGATTTAAAAGAAGGAGCAATTATTGGTATTGTTATGGCAGTTATTGGGAGTTCTATTATCAGCATTGGCGATTTTTATCAGCTGGGGGATAAATTATTTGGTAATTTCCTAGCTCTTTCAGCAGCTTTATTTGCTTCATCATATCTTTTTATAGGTAGGGGGGTTCGAAAAAAACTCAATTATTTTCCTTATCTATATATTTTATACAGTTATGCTGCCTTATTTTTAGGGGTTGGGGTTTATCTTTTTGATATACCATTTACCGGTTATGGAACAAATAACTATTTAATATTTTTAGCTCTAGCTTTAGGCCCAACTTTAGTTGGCCACTCGATACTTAATCTGGCAGTTCGTTATCTTCCAACCTCAATTGTTTCATTATCTATACTTGGAGAGCCAATCTTAACAACCTTTCTGGCCTGGCTTTTATTGAATGAGCAGGTCCGAATCACAACAATGTTTGGTGGTGGTTTTATTTTGGGAGGAATTTATTTAGCATCCGTTTATAATAATCATCAAAATAAAAAAAAGAATAAATTAAAGCAGGCTCAAAGCTAA